A window of the Capricornis sumatraensis isolate serow.1 chromosome 9, serow.2, whole genome shotgun sequence genome harbors these coding sequences:
- the LOC138086020 gene encoding olfactory receptor 1f45-like, translating into MADTGANLTLVSEFLLLGLSEDPKQQQLLFILFLSMYLVTQLGNLSIVLAIANDVRLHTPMYFFLANLAFVDICFTSTTIPKMLANHVSGRKGIPYAGCLAQMFFFIWFAGIDSFLLTAMAYDRYVAICHPLRYALSVTPQLCSLLVAASWTAALGNALTHTVLLTRLSFCTHNRIPSFFCDLSPLLKLACSDTFLNNAMLYTVGALPIIAPFVGILVSYTRIFAAVLRVPSTRGKWKAFSTCGSHLSVVSLFYGTIIGVYFSPMSSHTAQKDTAAAVMYTVVTPMLNPFIYSLRNSDMKGALGALISRRPLFIQ; encoded by the coding sequence ATGGCTGACACTGGGGCTAATCTCACCCTGGTCTCTGAGTTCCTGCTCCTGGGCCTCTCGGAGGACCCCAAGCAACAGCAGCTGCTGTTCATCCTCTTCCTGAGCATGTACCTGGTCACGCAGCTGGGGAACCTGTCCATTGTCCTGGCCATCGCCAATGACGTCCGGCTCCACacgcccatgtacttcttcctggcCAACCTGGCCTTCGTGGACATTTGCTTCACCTCCACCACTATCCCCAAGATGCTGGCCAACCACGTGTCAGGACGCAAAGGGATTCCTTATGCGGGCTGCCTGGCCCAGATGTTCTTCTTCATCTGGTTCGCCGGCATCGACAGCTTCCTGCTGACCgccatggcctatgaccgctatgtggccatctgtcaCCCTCTACGCTATGCCCTGTCTGTGACACCACAGCTCTGTAGCCTCCTGGTGGCAGCGTCCTGGACTGCAGCCTTGGGGAATGCCCTGACCCACACAGTATTACTGACCCGTCTCTCATTCTGCACCCACAACCGGATCCCCAGTTTCTTCTGCGACCTGAGCCCTCTGCTGAAGCTCGCCTGCTCTGACACCTTTCTCAACAATGCTATGTTATACACTGTGGGCGCCCTGCCTATCATCGCCCCCTTTGTGGGCATCTTGGTCTCCTACACGCGCATCTTTGCTGCCGTGTTGAGGGTCCCGTCCACGAGGGGCAAGTGGAAGGCTTTCTCTACCTGTGGCTCTCATCTCTCTGTGGTGTCCCTGTTCTACGGCACCATCATTGGGGTTTATTTCAGCCCCATGTCCTCCCACACAGCCCAGAAGGACACAGCCGCTGCAGTGATGTACACTGTGGTCACtcccatgctgaaccccttcaTCTACAGCCTACGCAACAGCGACATGAAGGGCGCCTTGGGGGCCCTCATCAGCAGGAGGCCACTTTTTATTCAGTGA